The following coding sequences lie in one Apium graveolens cultivar Ventura chromosome 3, ASM990537v1, whole genome shotgun sequence genomic window:
- the LOC141714184 gene encoding uncharacterized protein LOC141714184 → MESVNASAANIPANMNSIHVFNGINFKSGKENVLLVLGCMDLDYAIRKEQPASLIDESSATDKLNFDKWEHSNHLSLMMIKRSIPEAFRGGMFNDSDEVSVKYFLDELEKRFAKNEKAEISKLLADLVQMRYNAKGNIREYIMVMSNIASKLKALKLDLSDDLLVHLVLISLPAQYRQFIVSYNTQKDK, encoded by the exons ATGGAATCAG TTAATGCATCTGCTGCTAATATACCTGCCAACATGAACTCCATTCATGTGTTTAACGGCATAAACTTTAAGAGCGGGAAAGAGAACGTTCTGCTAGTTCTCGGCTGCATGGATTTAGACTATGCTATAAGGAAAGAACAACCCGCTTCTCTTATAGATGAAAGTTCTGCTACAGACAAATTGAACTTTGATAAGTGGGAGCATTCTAATCACTTAAGTCTAATGATGATAAAGCGCAGCATTCCTGAGGCATTCAGGGGCGGTATGTTTAATGACTCCGACGAGGTATCTGTGAAATATTTCCTTGATGAGCTTGAAAAGCGTTTTGCGAAAAATGAAAAGGCTGAAATAAGTAAGCTTTTAGCTGATCTTGTCCAGATGAGGTATAACGCTAAAGGAAATATTCGAGAGTACATTATGGTGATGTCTAACATCGCTTCAAAACTTAAGGCACTGAAGCTTGATCTATCTGATGATTTGCTTGTGCATTTGGTACTTATCTCTCTTCCTGCACAATACAGACAGTTTATAGTGAGTTATAATACTCAGAAGGATAAATGA
- the LOC141710700 gene encoding 2-methylpropanoate--CoA ligase CCL4-like: protein MDNLKPGAANSSPLTPLGFLDRAAVVYGDCPSLVYNHTTYTWSQTHLRCLKLASSISNLGLGRGDVVSVIAPNIPAMYELHFAIPMAGAVLNTINTRLDPRTISVLLRHSESKLIFVDYESASVVSKAISMFPPNTKSPLLVFIADLGSEDSPSLSAIEFHFSYEKMVQNGDPNFKWIRPESEWSPLTLNYTSGTTSAPKGVVHSHRGTFIVTLDSLVGWSVPKQPVYLWTLPMFHANGWSYTWGMTSVGGMNICLRKFDAQTIYSAITRHGVTHMCGSPVVLNMLSNFSDAKTLKSPVQLLTGGAPPPAAILLKAESLGFVVTHGYGLTETGGVTVSCAWKSKWNHLPASEIARLKARQGVKTVGMTEVDVIDPETGISVKRDGTSLGEIVLRGGCLMLGYLKDPEATAKCMREDGWFYTGDVGVMYPDGYLEIKDRSKDVIISGGENISSVEVESILYTHPFIFESAVVARPDEFWGETPCAFVSLHEDSKKSELKDKDIIEFCRSKLAHYMVPKTVVFMEELPKTSTGKIQKFVLRERAKKMGSTNTRSRM, encoded by the coding sequence ATGGATAATTTAAAGCCAGGAGCTGCAAATTCAAGCCCTTTGACACCTCTAGGATTCCTAGACAGAGCTGCTGTTGTTTACGGAGACTGCCCTTCTCTTGTTTACAACCACACTACCTACACTTGGTCACAAACTCACCTCAGATGTCTTAAACTCGCTTCTTCCATCTCCAATCTTGGACTCGGAAGAGGTGACGTTGTATCCGTTATAGCACCTAATATTCCAGCCATGTACGAGCTCCATTTTGCTATTCCAATGGCTGGCGCTGTGCTTAATACCATCAACACTCGCCTTGATCCTCGTACCATCTCTGTCCTACTTCGCCACAGTGAATCCAAGCTTATTTTTGTTGATTACGAGTCAGCTTCAGTTGTTTCAAAAGCCATTTCTATGTTTCCACCAAATACTAAGTCTCCACTTTTAGTGTTCATTGCTGATCTAGGAAGTGAAGACTCCCCATCACTGTCTGCGATTGAATTCCATTTCAGTTATGAGAAAATGGTGCAAAATGGTGATCCAAATTTCAAGTGGATCCGCCCTGAGAGCGAATGGAGCCCACTGACATTAAATTACACCTCAGGAACAACCTCCGCTCCAAAAGGTGTGGTGCATAGCCATAGGGGGACATTCATTGTGACATTAGATTCGCTAGTGGGATGGTCGGTTCCGAAACAGCCAGTATACTTGTGGACCTTACCTATGTTTCATGCCAATGGCTGGAGTTACACCTGGGGAATGACTTCGGTTGGGGGAATGAACATTTGTCTGAGAAAGTTCGATGCTCAGACAATCTATTCGGCCATTACTAGACATGGAGTTACGCACATGTGTGGTTCCCCTGTAGTCCTCAATATGCTATCAAATTTTTCAGATGCAAAAACACTAAAATCCCCAGTACAACTCCTGACAGGTGGTGCTCCTCCTCCTGCAGCTATTCTTTTAAAAGCCGAATCACTAGGATTCGTTGTGACTCATGGTTACGGATTGACAGAGACTGGGGGAGTAACTGTGTCATGTGCATGGAAATCAAAATGGAATCATCTCCCGGCCTCTGAGATTGCAAGATTGAAGGCCCGACAAGGAGTGAAAACAGTGGGAATGACAGAGGTAGACGTGATTGATCCTGAAACAGGTATTAGTGTGAAGCGAGATGGAACAAGTCTCGGAGAAATAGTGTTGAGAGGCGGGTGTTTGATGCTTGGTTATCTTAAAGATCCAGAGGCAACAGCCAAGTGCATGAGAGAAGATGGATGGTTTTACACAGGAGATGTTGGCGTGATGTATCCAGACGGATACTTGGAAATAAAAGACAGATCAAAAGATGTGATTATAAGCGGTGGCGAGAATATTAGCAGTGTGGAAGTTGAATCAATATTGTACACACATCCTTTTATTTTCGAGAGCGCGGTGGTGGCACGGCCTGATGAGTTTTGGGGAGAGACACCTTGCGCATTTGTGAGTTTGCACGAAGATTCTAAGAAGAGTGAGTTAAAGGACAAGGATATTATAGAATTTTGTAGAAGTAAGTTGGCACATTACATGGTACCCAAGACAGTGGTGTTTATGGAAGAGCTTCCCAAGACATCAACAGGGAAGATTCAGAAGTTTGTGCTCCGAGAAAGGGCTAAGAAGATGGGATCAACAAACACTAGGAGCCGCATGTAA